The following are encoded in a window of Corvus moneduloides isolate bCorMon1 chromosome 26, bCorMon1.pri, whole genome shotgun sequence genomic DNA:
- the LOC116455820 gene encoding uncharacterized protein LOC116455820 yields the protein MDTQLPRELNTSPVLSLKPKEPSLGDHGTVTFAVALTLSTEGDVSSLANSRTNSHPPQHLSGHEGKTSVDGLRAKLEKKVDKAESIKTVKSIVPQQPQPARLKDVEEKTPSSWHHKQQDSRLNWQALNPWDGAGGLNLSDDASIAGHHRDEQQDPAPRQNFIMTHNQQQDSQYWVGHNQLFYQVMGPMKAVGEPKVDQRLNRNLDFLSDPLVQSRPAASSRGEATAEEGQSSLGGHLLIIPDTTETHWKQPEEGSRFLNKPGSPQGPDLALVPGERLETTVDRFLRLLVPDKGLRTFMAHVERALRTDCSLPQLQLACAKMVSKTGLLLKVLSERQENQGASERMGQCRLQANISRRTALEEDQEPTGKVGELLGTATCVPLGKKEWKE from the coding sequence ATGGACACGCAACTGCCCAGAGAGCTGAACACCAGCCCAGTGTTGAGCCTCAAGCCCAAGGAGCCCTCCCTGGGAGATCATGGAACCGTAACATTTGCGGTTGCCCTGACCCTGAGCACTGAGGGTGATGTCAGCAGCCTGGCCAATTCCAGAACAAATTCACATCCCCCTCAGCACCTCTCAGGGCATGAAGGCAAAACAAGCGTTGATGGCCTGAGAGCCAAGCTCGAGAAGAAGGTGGACAAGGCTGAAAGCATCAAGACTGTTAAAAGCAttgtcccacagcagccccagcctgccagGCTGAAGGATGTGGAGGAAAAGACACCCTCAAGCTGGCATCACAAGCAGCAGGACTCCCGTTTGAACTGGCAAGCATTAAAcccctgggatggagctggtggGTTAAACCTCAGTGACGATGCCTCTATCGCTGGACACCACAGAGATGAGCAGCAAGATCCAGCTCCAAGGCAGAACTTCATTATGACTCACaatcagcagcaggacagccagTACTGGGTTGGACATAATCAGCTTTTCTACCAGGTCATGGGCCCTATGAAAGCAGTGGGAGAGCCCAAAGTCGACCAGCGTCTAAACAGGAACCTGGATTTTCTCTCTGACCCGTTGGTTCAGAGCCGCCCCGCTGCGAGCAGCAGGGGAGAGGCCACGGCTGAAGAGGGGCAGTCCTCTCTGGGCGGGCACCTCCTGATCATCCCTGACACCACAGAGACACACTGGAAGCAACCGGAAGAAGGCTCCAGGTTCCTCAATAAACCTGGGAGCCCCCAAGGCCCAGACCTTGCGCTGGTTCCAGGAGAGCGCTTGGAAACCACGGTCGATCGTTTCCTGCGCTTGCTGGTGCCGGACAAAGGCCTGCGGACGTTCATGGCCCACGTGGAGCGAGCCCTGAGGACGGACTGcagcctgccccagctccagctggcctGTGCCAAGATGGTCTCAAAGACTGGGCTGCTTCTAAAGGTGCTCAGTGAGAGGCAAGAGAACCAGGGAGCCTCTGAACGCATGGGCCAGTGTCGTCTGCAAGCGAACATCTCCAGACGCACAGCTTTGGAGGAGGATCAGGAGCCCACAGGGAAGgtaggagagctgctgggcactgctaCATGTGTTCCTCTGGGCAAGAAAGAATGGAAGGAGTGA